In one window of Chitinophagales bacterium DNA:
- a CDS encoding DUF4397 domain-containing protein codes for MSTHISETSFVVYSEAFTDMKKTGLALLALTLLVCSCSKTSDTRMAKIKFINAYPSSTYRFAANDKDLTPGLIQSNQGSDLIEILNGTVRIKGFDKRNSAVIDTSIKLAPFKNYTMIGYDARYNTLKSSLIEDDLTAPASGKAHVRVVYAFVGGDTLRVNTRLRSANDFWETTGRAFSDHDYDARYRAFKAVAAPGTYQFTVTANKSTNDMVINEPLVNLASGKIYTLLVNADMSGGRSSNGVPFYTLSIIQHN; via the coding sequence TTGTCTACACATATCAGCGAGACTAGTTTTGTCGTTTATAGTGAAGCGTTTACAGACATGAAGAAGACTGGTTTAGCATTACTGGCCTTAACTCTATTGGTTTGCTCTTGCAGCAAGACGAGTGATACACGTATGGCCAAAATCAAGTTTATCAACGCCTATCCTTCCAGCACTTACCGTTTTGCTGCCAATGATAAGGACCTTACGCCTGGCTTAATTCAATCGAATCAGGGTTCTGACCTGATCGAGATTCTTAATGGTACCGTTCGTATCAAGGGGTTTGACAAGCGCAATTCGGCTGTGATTGATACCAGTATCAAACTAGCGCCCTTTAAGAATTACACCATGATCGGCTATGATGCCCGATACAATACGCTCAAGAGTTCATTGATTGAAGATGATCTTACAGCACCAGCCTCAGGTAAAGCCCATGTGCGTGTGGTCTATGCTTTTGTGGGCGGTGATACTTTACGTGTAAACACCCGCTTACGCAGCGCCAATGATTTCTGGGAAACTACAGGTCGCGCTTTCAGTGATCATGATTATGATGCACGTTACCGCGCTTTTAAAGCTGTTGCTGCTCCCGGCACTTATCAGTTTACCGTTACTGCTAATAAATCCACCAATGATATGGTCATAAATGAACCATTGGTGAACCTGGCATCTGGAAAAATCTATACCCTACTCGTGAATGCAGATATGAGTGGCGGTAGATCTTCGAATGGTGTACCCTTTTACACACTGAGTATTATCCAGCACAATTAA
- a CDS encoding serine hydrolase — MRYLQLSVILLCSLCLQAQPSALKRPKQDTLLESILRSHPAFADIMQHRNDWNVQIVYTEINRNKRNKPSFTDHSLNLQPGAYFYPASTVKMPIAFLALEKLNELNIPGLDMHTTMLTNSATAKQDHVYHHPLAGDGRPTIAHYIKQIFLVSDNDAYNRLYEFLGQEYIQRKLKEKGYPDAVIRHRLSVSLTDQQNRQTNPIRFIDSTGKTIYEQPAQNNTNALPNLNVFQGEGYMRGSKLINEPFNFSEKNRVYLQDLHNMLKAVMFPESVSAKQRFKLTQTDLEFLRRWMSSYPGESKYPEYPANEYWPSYVKFLYYGSEKQSPIQQHIRIFNKVGDAYGYLTDIAYFADFQNNIEFILSATVYCNSDGIFNDDHYDYDKIGFPFMRDLGKAVYQQALKRVKKHSPNLKNFVYTYQRD; from the coding sequence ATGCGTTATCTACAACTATCGGTGATACTCTTGTGCAGTCTTTGTCTGCAGGCTCAGCCATCTGCTTTAAAGCGGCCTAAGCAAGATACTTTGCTGGAATCTATCCTGCGCAGCCATCCCGCTTTTGCGGATATCATGCAGCATCGCAACGATTGGAACGTACAGATTGTCTATACAGAGATCAACCGTAATAAACGCAATAAGCCTAGTTTTACTGATCATTCGTTGAATCTGCAACCCGGTGCTTATTTCTATCCGGCCAGCACGGTCAAAATGCCCATTGCTTTTCTGGCATTGGAGAAATTGAATGAGTTGAATATTCCTGGCTTGGATATGCATACCACGATGCTCACCAATTCGGCCACTGCGAAGCAGGATCATGTGTACCATCATCCACTTGCTGGCGATGGCAGACCAACGATAGCGCATTATATCAAACAGATTTTTCTAGTGAGCGATAACGATGCCTATAATCGTTTATATGAATTCCTTGGTCAGGAATATATCCAGCGTAAGCTAAAAGAAAAAGGTTATCCAGATGCAGTGATTCGTCATCGTTTGAGTGTATCGCTTACAGATCAGCAGAACCGACAAACCAATCCGATTCGTTTTATCGATTCCACCGGTAAAACGATTTACGAACAACCCGCTCAGAATAATACCAATGCCTTACCTAACTTGAATGTGTTTCAGGGCGAGGGTTATATGCGGGGCAGCAAGCTGATCAATGAGCCTTTTAATTTTTCCGAGAAGAATCGGGTTTACCTGCAGGACCTGCACAATATGCTGAAAGCGGTGATGTTTCCGGAATCTGTTTCAGCTAAACAACGATTCAAACTCACGCAAACCGACCTCGAATTCCTTCGCAGGTGGATGAGCAGCTATCCCGGTGAAAGTAAATACCCGGAATATCCTGCCAATGAATATTGGCCAAGCTATGTGAAGTTTCTGTATTATGGCTCAGAAAAGCAAAGTCCAATTCAGCAGCATATCCGCATTTTCAACAAGGTAGGTGATGCTTATGGCTATCTGACTGATATTGCTTATTTCGCTGATTTTCAAAACAATATCGAGTTTATCTTAAGTGCAACTGTATATTGTAATAGTGATGGTATATTCAATGATGATCACTATGACTATGACAAAATCGGCTTTCCTTTTATGCGCGATCTGGGCAAAGCGGTCTACCAGCAAGCCTTAAAACGTGTTAAAAAGCACTCGCCTAACCTGAAAAACTTTGTCTACACATATCAGCGAGACTAG
- a CDS encoding L-serine ammonia-lyase: protein MPHEAISVFDMFKIGVGPSSSHTLGPWRAAQRFVQSLQANDQLSLVTGVQVLLYGSLAKTGKGHGTDVAVILGLAGADPVTIPVEDINPTIARINETGFIALGGEQGIAFQPLTDVVFLVNETLPFHPNGMSFLATLSNGENISQTWYSIGGGFVVQEGEGAAQKSNVELPFPINTADDLLHWCMKTGMHVYEVVLENEHAWRDEAATKAGVLNIWHTMRDCMYRGCHTQGELPGGLKVKRRAFDLNKKMLAGKSYTDYNSWLQAIQSGGQNFQYILDWVSCFALAVNEENASFGRVVTAPTNGAAGVIPAVLMYYVAFSGGSDEQKIMQFLLTASEIGSIFKKGATISAAMGGCQAEIGVSSAMAAAALTEALGGTQRQTLMAAEIAMEHHLGLTCDPIGGLVQIPCIERNTMGAIKAITASQLALQSTPDFAVVSLDKVIATMWNTALDMSSKYKETADGGLAVHIPISLPEC from the coding sequence ATGCCCCACGAAGCGATATCGGTTTTCGACATGTTTAAAATAGGTGTTGGTCCTTCAAGTTCCCATACTTTGGGTCCTTGGAGAGCTGCGCAACGTTTTGTACAATCCCTACAAGCGAATGATCAATTATCATTGGTGACAGGCGTGCAAGTTTTGCTCTACGGTTCTTTGGCTAAAACAGGCAAGGGACACGGAACGGATGTTGCAGTGATTCTCGGTCTTGCCGGCGCTGATCCTGTGACCATTCCGGTGGAAGATATCAACCCAACCATTGCCCGTATCAACGAAACAGGTTTTATTGCTTTGGGAGGTGAACAAGGCATTGCTTTTCAGCCATTGACCGATGTGGTTTTCCTCGTGAATGAAACCCTGCCTTTTCATCCCAATGGTATGAGCTTTCTCGCAACACTCAGTAATGGTGAAAACATCAGTCAGACCTGGTATTCTATTGGTGGAGGATTTGTTGTACAAGAAGGAGAGGGGGCTGCGCAGAAATCAAATGTAGAACTTCCTTTTCCTATTAATACTGCTGATGATCTACTGCACTGGTGTATGAAAACCGGTATGCATGTGTACGAAGTAGTCTTAGAAAATGAACATGCATGGCGCGATGAAGCAGCAACAAAAGCTGGTGTCCTAAATATCTGGCATACTATGCGCGATTGTATGTATCGCGGTTGTCATACACAAGGTGAATTACCCGGCGGACTCAAAGTGAAACGCCGCGCATTTGACCTGAATAAGAAAATGCTAGCAGGTAAATCCTATACCGATTACAATAGTTGGTTACAAGCCATACAAAGTGGCGGACAAAACTTTCAATACATTCTTGATTGGGTGAGTTGTTTTGCCCTTGCGGTGAATGAAGAGAATGCTTCTTTTGGCAGGGTAGTAACCGCACCTACCAATGGAGCTGCTGGTGTGATTCCAGCTGTGTTGATGTATTATGTTGCATTCAGTGGCGGCAGTGATGAACAAAAAATCATGCAATTCCTACTAACAGCTTCTGAAATTGGCAGCATCTTTAAAAAAGGTGCCACCATTTCTGCAGCAATGGGTGGCTGTCAGGCAGAAATTGGTGTTTCCTCTGCGATGGCTGCTGCGGCATTAACGGAAGCACTCGGTGGTACGCAAAGACAAACCCTAATGGCTGCAGAAATTGCCATGGAACATCATTTGGGTTTAACTTGTGATCCCATTGGCGGATTGGTACAGATTCCTTGCATTGAAAGAAATACGATGGGTGCGATTAAAGCCATTACTGCTTCGCAGTTGGCATTGCAGAGTACGCCTGATTTTGCTGTGGTGAGTTTAGACAAAGTGATCGCCACCATGTGGAACACGGCACTTGATATGAGCAGCAAATACAAAGAAACCGCCGACGGTGGTTTAGCTGTACATATCCCAATCTCTTTACCGGAATGTTAG
- the mqnE gene encoding aminofutalosine synthase MqnE, translated as MNALSTQLLSDPFQLVAATKEPDLKRIGEKILNKERLSFEDGVDLFVRASLPFVGTLANWVREQKHGHKTYFNRNFHIEPTNVCVYSCKFCSYSRLYAHREEGWELSIEQMMHMVKAYDGKPITEVHIVGGVHPKMDMEFFKDLLRSIKAHRPDLHIKGFTAVELDYMFRKAKLSVEDGMRQLHEAGLDSLPGGGAEIFHPEVREQICADKVDGDGWLAIHKAAHQLGMHSNATMLYGHVEEYWHRVDHMEKLRKMQDETGGFNTFIPLKFRNHDNEMSHVAETSVIEDMKVYAIARLYMDNFPHLKAYWPMLGRQNAQLTLSFGVNDIDGTIDDSTKIYSMAGSEEQNPSMSTAQLVNLIKQVKRQPIERDTLYNVVKDYSNVDLAVLEADPNMN; from the coding sequence ATGAACGCATTATCTACTCAGTTACTCTCCGATCCATTTCAGCTAGTAGCAGCCACCAAAGAACCCGATCTTAAGCGCATTGGCGAAAAGATTTTGAACAAGGAACGCCTCAGTTTTGAAGATGGCGTTGACTTGTTTGTGCGAGCATCCCTGCCTTTTGTAGGCACCCTGGCTAACTGGGTGCGTGAGCAAAAGCATGGTCACAAAACCTATTTCAACAGGAACTTCCATATTGAGCCTACAAATGTGTGCGTGTACTCATGCAAATTCTGTTCTTATTCTCGCCTCTATGCCCACCGCGAAGAAGGTTGGGAACTGAGCATTGAGCAGATGATGCACATGGTAAAAGCCTATGATGGCAAACCCATTACCGAAGTGCATATTGTGGGTGGTGTGCATCCAAAGATGGATATGGAATTCTTCAAAGACTTGCTGCGTTCTATCAAAGCACACAGACCTGATTTGCACATCAAAGGTTTTACAGCGGTGGAACTGGATTATATGTTCCGCAAAGCCAAACTGAGTGTAGAAGACGGTATGCGTCAGTTGCATGAAGCCGGCTTGGATTCATTGCCCGGCGGTGGTGCTGAAATCTTCCACCCTGAAGTGCGTGAGCAGATTTGCGCCGATAAAGTAGATGGTGATGGTTGGTTGGCGATTCACAAAGCAGCGCATCAATTGGGCATGCATAGCAATGCCACGATGTTATACGGTCATGTTGAGGAATACTGGCATCGTGTAGATCACATGGAAAAACTGCGCAAGATGCAGGATGAAACTGGTGGATTCAATACGTTTATTCCGCTCAAGTTCCGTAATCATGATAATGAAATGAGTCATGTGGCTGAGACTTCTGTGATTGAAGACATGAAAGTCTATGCCATTGCTCGTTTGTATATGGATAATTTCCCGCACCTGAAAGCTTATTGGCCAATGTTGGGCCGACAAAATGCCCAGCTCACACTCAGTTTTGGTGTGAATGATATTGACGGCACCATTGATGATTCTACCAAGATCTACTCAATGGCCGGCAGCGAAGAACAAAACCCAAGCATGAGTACGGCTCAATTGGTGAACCTGATTAAGCAGGTAAAACGCCAGCCGATTGAGCGTGATACATTGTACAATGTGGTCAAAGACTACAGCAACGTGGATTTGGCAGTCTTAGAAGCAGATCCGAATATGAATTAA
- a CDS encoding NupC/NupG family nucleoside CNT transporter, giving the protein MERFQGILGVLLILAIAFAFSNNKKRINVRLVISGILLQTFIAVLVLKVPPVTAFFQKLGHGMEKIEAFARQGASFVYGGLGVQQMDGTIGNYVNGGFVFAFNVTATIILVCVLVAILYHVGIMQRVVAVIAKAMNYVMRVSGAEALSNVASAFVGQVEAQVMIRPYLAGMTKSELLASMSGSLACIAGGILVVYVNMGAQAGYDLAPKLIAASLMAAPGALVISKIVFPETEESQTMGTVKLEVKSHYTNVVDAISHGAGDGFKIAMNVIAMLIGFIALIAMIDWSLMRIGHIFDPNFNLSLNWIFGKLFYPIAWSMGVPASDVNNVATLLGQKLTINEFVAFQNLANKSVPIVTEKGLLIVSIAICGFANFSSVGMQIGGIGELAPTRRADLARLGLKALLCGTLASYLSASIAGILLS; this is encoded by the coding sequence ATGGAAAGATTTCAGGGCATACTCGGTGTATTGCTAATCCTCGCGATTGCATTTGCTTTTTCCAATAACAAGAAACGTATCAATGTTCGTCTCGTAATCAGCGGCATTCTCTTACAAACCTTTATTGCTGTACTCGTACTGAAAGTGCCGCCGGTAACGGCCTTCTTCCAGAAACTGGGCCATGGCATGGAAAAGATTGAAGCTTTTGCTCGTCAGGGTGCGTCTTTTGTCTATGGCGGATTGGGTGTACAGCAAATGGATGGCACCATCGGCAACTATGTGAACGGCGGCTTTGTGTTTGCCTTCAACGTAACTGCCACCATCATCTTGGTTTGCGTGCTTGTTGCTATTCTCTACCATGTAGGCATTATGCAGCGTGTTGTAGCTGTGATTGCTAAAGCCATGAACTATGTGATGCGCGTGAGCGGTGCCGAAGCCCTGAGCAATGTTGCATCTGCATTTGTGGGTCAGGTAGAAGCACAGGTAATGATTCGTCCTTACTTAGCCGGTATGACCAAAAGCGAGCTACTCGCCAGCATGAGTGGTAGCTTGGCTTGTATCGCAGGTGGTATCTTGGTGGTATATGTGAATATGGGCGCACAAGCCGGTTATGATCTGGCGCCCAAACTAATTGCTGCCAGTTTAATGGCTGCACCCGGTGCTTTGGTGATTTCCAAGATCGTATTCCCGGAAACAGAAGAAAGCCAGACCATGGGCACGGTGAAACTGGAAGTGAAAAGTCATTATACCAATGTGGTTGATGCTATTTCACACGGTGCTGGTGATGGTTTCAAAATTGCCATGAATGTGATTGCCATGCTGATCGGTTTCATTGCTTTGATTGCGATGATTGACTGGAGCCTGATGCGCATTGGCCATATTTTCGATCCCAACTTTAACCTCAGCCTCAACTGGATATTTGGTAAGCTCTTCTATCCCATCGCTTGGTCAATGGGCGTCCCTGCTAGCGATGTAAACAATGTGGCTACATTGTTGGGACAAAAACTCACCATCAACGAATTTGTGGCTTTCCAGAACCTGGCCAATAAATCTGTACCCATCGTAACCGAGAAAGGCCTGTTGATTGTGTCAATCGCTATCTGTGGCTTTGCCAATTTCAGTAGTGTGGGCATGCAGATTGGTGGTATCGGAGAACTGGCACCCACCCGAAGAGCAGATCTGGCCAGATTGGGCCTGAAAGCTTTGTTGTGTGGTACCCTAGCTTCTTACTTATCTGCCAGCATTGCCGGTATTTTACTGAGCTAA
- the trxA gene encoding thioredoxin — MALEFTDANFQTDVLASDKLTVVDFWAEWCGPCRAIGPVIEELSKEYAGKVNVGKLNVDHNPNVSVNFGITSIPAILFIKNGQVVDKQIGAVPKSVLEKKIQAHI; from the coding sequence ATGGCTTTAGAATTTACAGATGCCAATTTCCAGACAGATGTGCTGGCAAGCGATAAATTAACCGTAGTAGATTTCTGGGCAGAATGGTGTGGCCCCTGCCGCGCTATCGGCCCCGTTATTGAAGAATTGTCTAAAGAATATGCCGGTAAGGTAAATGTGGGCAAGCTCAATGTAGACCACAACCCCAATGTAAGCGTGAACTTCGGTATCACTTCTATCCCTGCCATCCTCTTCATCAAGAATGGTCAGGTAGTTGACAAGCAAATTGGTGCCGTACCTAAGAGCGTGTTGGAGAAGAAGATCCAGGCGCATATCTAA
- a CDS encoding DUF1801 domain-containing protein, with product MYKDFAGSVDEFIKRYPKPIQQQLKTLRACIKTHAPEAIESISYGMPAYKLNGPLVYFGVHAKHIGFYPTGEGVKAFEKKIIQLGYAYSKGAIQFPLDQPIPVDLVEAIVKHRVVSNKAKVKSKKSKGKRS from the coding sequence ATGTACAAAGACTTCGCCGGATCTGTGGATGAATTCATCAAACGCTATCCCAAGCCAATACAACAACAACTGAAAACACTACGTGCTTGTATCAAAACCCATGCACCCGAAGCCATAGAATCCATCAGCTATGGAATGCCTGCTTACAAACTCAACGGACCGCTGGTCTATTTTGGGGTTCATGCCAAACATATCGGCTTCTATCCAACAGGTGAAGGTGTCAAAGCATTTGAGAAAAAGATCATTCAACTCGGTTATGCTTATTCCAAAGGCGCGATACAATTTCCGCTTGACCAGCCTATTCCGGTGGATTTGGTAGAAGCAATCGTGAAACACAGGGTTGTAAGTAATAAGGCAAAAGTGAAAAGCAAAAAGTCTAAAGGCAAAAGGTCTTAG
- the dnaE gene encoding DNA polymerase III subunit alpha has translation MCQFSHLHVHTQYSLLDGAASIDSLYKKAAKDNMPALAITDHGNMFGAFEFVSQAWKNTKVVGKDANGKDIVEPVIKPIVGCEFYVVRDRFAKSFTKDMKDERYHQVLLAKNKKGYENLIKLTSLGYIEGMYSKYPRIDKSLIEKYHEGLIATTCCIGAYVPQTILHEDEAKAEKEFNWWLNLFGEDYYVELQRHQIKEQEQINQTLLKFAKKYNVPVIATNDSHYTDQDDYNAHDILLCINTGEKQSTPGFDDFVNDDAHVKNRRFKFPNDQFYFKSTEEMKQLFSDIPEAIENTNAIVDKVEVLNLKKDILLPAFPIPQSFQVHEDSNLNQWEYLKHITYEGARQRYHEITSEVQERIDFELFTIKTMGFAGYFLIVSDFIKAGRDLGVFVGPGRGSAAGSVVAYCIGITNIDPIKYNLLFERFLNPDRKSMPDIDTDFDDEGRQKVIDYVVDKYGKSQVAQIITYGTMAAKMSIKDVARVLDLPLAESNALAKMVPDRPGTDLGRVLTAPLNKKEGEKSLEEKEGFGPDEIENIKKLREIYHGNDIRAQVLKEAERLEGSVRNTGIHAAGIIIAPRDLTELIPVATAKDSDLWVTQIEGSTIEEAGVIKMDFLGLKTLSILKTALELIKQNHGVDIDLDTIPLDDETTFHLYQKGETNGTFQFESVGMQKYLRELKPDKFDDLIAMNALYRPGPLAYIPNFIDRKHGREKIVYDLPDMEEYLSDTYGITVYQEQVMLLSQKLAGFSKGDADVLRKAMGKKQKAVLDKMKAQFISGAKTKGHPEDKLEKIWTDWEAFAQYAFNKSHSTCYAFVAYQTAYLKAHYPSEYMAAVLNHAGSIEKITFFMEECKRMGIKVLGPDINESLKGFAVNKKGEIRFGLGGLKGVGESAVEVIINERLKHGAYQDMFDFIQRVISRNVNKKSLESLAYSGAFDCFPQFHRAQYFHIADGDRINGLERIIAYGQGQQQLTAGTTNTLFGDLPAAMEVPKPKIGPCEPWTLTELLEHEKEVTGMFMSGHPLDHFKFELKYYGIMSLGDFNEIKESTTLTAANAGRNMRIAGLVIDGQHRVTKTGRNFGSLTIEDFTGKTEIMLWSDDYVKFQNYLEKGMNLLVNGFFKQRYNSDSYEFKVTSINLLETAKQNLTRNIELTMHPAAVNPELVHFLETNVRKHPGRSALRFHIMEPKEQLKVTMFTAEMGFTMNDELANYLLNNPDLDVHVGLMG, from the coding sequence ATGTGTCAGTTTTCGCATTTACACGTTCATACGCAATACTCTTTATTGGATGGAGCCGCTTCCATCGATAGTCTTTATAAGAAAGCCGCCAAAGACAATATGCCTGCCCTGGCCATCACCGACCACGGCAATATGTTTGGCGCTTTTGAATTTGTGAGCCAGGCTTGGAAGAATACCAAGGTCGTGGGCAAGGATGCTAATGGAAAAGATATTGTTGAGCCAGTCATCAAACCCATCGTCGGTTGCGAGTTTTATGTGGTGCGCGACCGCTTTGCCAAATCCTTCACCAAAGACATGAAAGATGAGCGTTATCACCAGGTACTGCTGGCCAAGAATAAAAAGGGGTATGAAAACCTGATCAAGCTCACTTCACTCGGGTATATCGAGGGTATGTATAGCAAATACCCGCGTATTGATAAATCACTGATTGAAAAATACCATGAAGGCCTCATCGCAACCACTTGTTGTATTGGTGCATACGTGCCCCAAACCATTTTGCATGAGGATGAAGCAAAAGCAGAGAAAGAATTCAACTGGTGGTTAAACCTGTTTGGCGAAGATTATTATGTGGAACTGCAGCGTCACCAGATCAAAGAACAGGAACAAATCAATCAGACCTTACTCAAGTTTGCCAAGAAATACAATGTGCCTGTCATAGCAACAAATGATAGTCACTATACAGATCAAGACGATTACAATGCCCACGATATTCTCTTGTGCATCAATACCGGTGAAAAACAAAGCACACCGGGCTTTGATGATTTTGTGAACGATGATGCACACGTAAAAAACCGTCGCTTCAAATTTCCCAACGACCAGTTCTATTTCAAGAGTACGGAGGAAATGAAGCAACTCTTCAGCGATATTCCTGAAGCGATTGAGAATACTAACGCCATTGTTGACAAAGTGGAAGTGCTGAACCTGAAGAAAGATATTCTACTGCCTGCCTTCCCTATTCCGCAATCCTTTCAGGTGCATGAAGACAGTAATCTGAATCAATGGGAATACCTTAAGCATATTACTTATGAAGGTGCACGTCAACGCTATCATGAGATCACGAGTGAAGTGCAAGAGCGTATTGATTTCGAACTCTTCACTATCAAGACCATGGGCTTTGCGGGTTACTTCCTCATCGTGAGTGATTTCATCAAAGCTGGTCGCGATTTGGGCGTATTCGTTGGTCCGGGCCGTGGTTCTGCTGCTGGTTCGGTGGTGGCTTATTGTATCGGCATCACCAATATTGATCCCATTAAATACAATTTGCTATTCGAGCGTTTCCTCAACCCAGATCGTAAGAGCATGCCGGATATCGATACAGACTTCGATGATGAAGGCCGTCAGAAAGTGATTGATTATGTGGTGGACAAATACGGCAAATCGCAGGTGGCGCAAATCATCACCTATGGTACCATGGCCGCCAAAATGAGTATTAAGGATGTGGCCCGCGTATTGGATCTGCCTTTGGCAGAAAGCAATGCACTCGCTAAGATGGTACCTGATAGACCGGGAACTGATTTGGGTCGTGTCTTAACTGCACCACTCAACAAAAAAGAAGGCGAAAAATCGCTGGAAGAAAAAGAAGGTTTCGGGCCTGATGAAATTGAGAACATCAAGAAGCTGCGCGAAATCTATCATGGTAATGATATTCGTGCACAGGTATTGAAAGAAGCGGAACGTTTGGAAGGTAGCGTACGCAATACCGGTATTCACGCTGCGGGTATCATCATCGCGCCAAGAGACTTGACAGAATTGATTCCGGTTGCAACAGCCAAAGACTCTGATCTCTGGGTTACACAGATTGAAGGCAGCACTATTGAAGAAGCAGGTGTAATCAAAATGGACTTCTTGGGTTTGAAGACCCTCTCCATTTTGAAAACGGCTTTGGAGCTCATTAAACAAAACCATGGCGTAGATATTGATCTGGATACCATTCCATTGGATGATGAAACAACTTTTCATCTCTATCAGAAAGGCGAAACCAATGGTACTTTCCAGTTTGAAAGTGTGGGTATGCAGAAATACCTCCGCGAACTCAAGCCCGATAAGTTTGACGACCTGATTGCGATGAACGCACTCTATCGTCCCGGCCCATTGGCTTATATCCCCAACTTCATTGATCGTAAACACGGCAGGGAAAAAATAGTGTACGACCTGCCCGATATGGAAGAATATTTATCCGATACCTACGGTATTACCGTGTATCAGGAGCAGGTGATGTTGCTCTCACAAAAACTGGCCGGCTTCTCCAAAGGTGATGCGGACGTACTCCGTAAAGCAATGGGTAAAAAGCAGAAAGCCGTGCTGGATAAAATGAAAGCACAGTTTATCAGCGGTGCCAAAACAAAAGGCCATCCTGAAGATAAGCTGGAAAAAATTTGGACCGACTGGGAAGCATTTGCCCAATACGCTTTCAACAAATCGCACTCTACCTGTTATGCGTTTGTAGCGTATCAGACCGCTTACCTCAAAGCCCACTATCCTTCTGAATACATGGCTGCGGTACTCAACCATGCAGGCAGTATTGAAAAGATCACTTTCTTCATGGAAGAGTGTAAACGCATGGGTATTAAAGTGCTGGGCCCTGATATCAATGAATCGCTCAAAGGTTTTGCCGTGAACAAAAAAGGCGAAATCCGTTTTGGTTTGGGTGGATTGAAAGGTGTTGGCGAATCTGCTGTGGAAGTGATCATCAACGAACGATTGAAACATGGCGCGTATCAGGATATGTTTGATTTTATTCAACGGGTGATCTCACGCAACGTGAATAAGAAATCATTGGAAAGTCTGGCTTATTCCGGTGCATTCGATTGCTTCCCGCAATTCCACCGTGCACAGTATTTCCATATTGCAGATGGCGACCGCATCAATGGTTTGGAAAGAATTATTGCATACGGACAAGGTCAGCAACAATTGACTGCAGGTACGACGAATACTTTGTTTGGTGATTTGCCTGCTGCGATGGAAGTGCCCAAACCCAAGATTGGCCCTTGCGAACCCTGGACACTCACAGAGTTGCTGGAGCATGAAAAAGAAGTGACTGGTATGTTCATGAGTGGTCACCCATTAGACCATTTCAAGTTTGAGTTGAAGTATTACGGCATCATGAGTCTGGGCGATTTCAATGAGATCAAAGAATCTACTACCCTTACTGCTGCCAATGCAGGAAGAAATATGCGCATCGCGGGTTTGGTGATTGATGGCCAGCACCGCGTGACCAAAACGGGTAGAAATTTTGGTTCATTGACGATTGAAGATTTTACCGGCAAGACAGAGATCATGTTGTGGAGCGATGATTATGTGAAGTTTCAGAACTACTTAGAGAAAGGCATGAACTTGTTGGTGAATGGATTCTTTAAGCAACGCTACAACAGCGATAGCTATGAGTTTAAAGTAACCTCCATCAATTTGTTGGAAACAGCCAAACAAAACCTCACCCGCAATATTGAGTTAACCATGCATCCTGCGGCGGTAAATCCGGAGTTAGTGCATTTTCTGGAAACCAATGTGCGCAAGCATCCGGGGCGTTCGGCTTTGCGTTTTCATATTATGGAACCCAAGGAGCAATTGAAAGTGACCATGTTTACGGCAGAAATGGGTTTTACCATGAATGATGAACTAGCCAATTACCTGCTCAATAATCCGGACTTGGATGTGCACGTGGGGTTGATGGGATAA